A DNA window from Rhinolophus sinicus isolate RSC01 linkage group LG10, ASM3656204v1, whole genome shotgun sequence contains the following coding sequences:
- the SPINK8 gene encoding serine protease inhibitor Kazal-type 8 — MKGAFLNAILALIISTWAAFAVEFPLPTGEGAPLEDTKVKCIHSINQCWFFSYIKPSEPICGSDQVTYNGECHLCFNILYEGLNITKLHDGPCENS; from the exons ATGAAGGGGGCCTTCTTGAATGCCATCCTTGCTCTGATCATCTCCACATGGGCTGCCTTTGCAGTTG AGTTCCCTCTTCCCACAGGCGAAGGGGCTCCCTTAGAAGACACAAAG GTCAAGTGCATCCACAGCATAAACCAGTGCTGGTTTTTCTCCTACATCAAGCCAAGTGAACCCATATGTGGCAGCGACCAGGTTACCTACAATGGTGAATGTCATCTGTGCTTCAACATTCT ATATGAAGGGCTTAATATAACGAAACTGCACGATGGACCATGT GAAAACTCCTGA